In a single window of the Elaeis guineensis isolate ETL-2024a chromosome 6, EG11, whole genome shotgun sequence genome:
- the LOC105060081 gene encoding cytochrome c oxidase subunit 6a, mitochondrial isoform X1, with translation MVVTLRKRKGGGEERPLESGVKKARGRSREGIVESGIERERERAMATSMTRSGLRAAAAALRGEAKSGARPVLPNKRSFSASAHHDDAYETAKWEKITYAGIVTCTILSIHNLSKGHRHPPEPPPYPYLRIRNKEFPWGPDGLFEKKKHSEH, from the exons ATGGTGGTAACATTGAGGAAgagaaaaggaggaggagaagagaggccaTTAGAGA GTGGAGTCAAGAAGGCCCGAGGGCGAAGTAGAGAAGGGATCGTCGAATCGGGAATCGAAAGGGAACGAGAAAGAGCGATGGCGACGTCAATGACGAGATCGGGTCTCCGAGCGGCGGCGGCCGCCCTCCGTGGAGAGGCGAAGAGCGGCGCCCGCCCCGTTCTTCCTAATAAGAGGAGCTTCTCTGCCTCTGCCCACCACGACGACGCCT ATGAGACCGCGAAATGGGAGAAGATTACATACGCTGGAATCGTTACCTGCACCATTCTGTCCATCCATAACCTGTCCAAGGGGCATCGCCACCCTCCCGAGCCACCG CCTTACCCATATCTGCGCATCCGGAACAAGGAATTCCCCTGGG